A window of the Lactuca sativa cultivar Salinas chromosome 5, Lsat_Salinas_v11, whole genome shotgun sequence genome harbors these coding sequences:
- the LOC111877974 gene encoding uncharacterized protein LOC111877974 translates to MKFMEASEKRHEATDAAINEQRTLVKNHHALMVEQQALIKNQQASINNLEVQLGQLATLVHEKLSPKNPETKTQSHVMAIDTEEDTISKFLEALGEEPQQPDPKPKKPKFESEEVVETPTLRRGTCLATTWPLSEQKVPEPVPVYQPPLPFPSRAHLSPLEREHLEFIQQIKGIPINTTFIETLAKIPEYAKFLQDLLATRKQLKKHSNVILSEQNSKAILGEIPKKMGDPGRLTLPCEFDFVVLDMKEDPNVPIILGRPLLNTDGALADIRKSKLTLRVGDEKEIFGIEDGFQRNHVQEEVFTINEDNELE, encoded by the exons atgaagtttatggaagccTCGGAAAAGAGACACGAGGCTACTGATGCTGCTATTAATGAACAAAGAACTTTGGTAAAGAATCATCATGCATTGATGGTAGAACAGCAAGCTTTAATAAAAAATCAACAAGCCTCCATTAATAATCTTGAAGTGCAacttggtcaactagccactctggTTCATGAGAAGTTGTCCCCGAAAAATCCTGAAACGAAGacccaatctcatgtaatggccataGATACTGAAGAAGACACCATCTCTAAGTTCCTGGAGGCATTAGGAGAAGAACCACAGCAGCCCGATCCAAAACCAAAGAAGCCAAAGTTCGAAAGTGAAGAGGTTGTTGAAACACCTACACTACGACGTGGCACAtgtctggccacgacgtggccctTGTCTGAACAAAAAGTGCCTGAGCCCGTTCCGGTTTATCAACCTCCTTTACCATTTCCGTCTCGAGCGCATCTCAGTCCACTGGAAAGGGAACATCTGGAATTTATTCAACAAATAAAGGGTATTCCGATTAATACCACTTTTATTGAGACGCTTGCAAAAATCCCAGAATACGCGAAGTTCTTACAAGACCTGTTAGCCACTCGGAAACAACTAAAGAAACATTCTAACGTGATTCTAAGTGAGCAAAACTCAAAAGCAATCTTGGGAGAGATACCTaagaagatgggggatcctggacgcctcactcttccgtgtGAGTTTG attttgtagtgTTGGATATGAAAGAAGATCCCAATGTTCCAATTATCCTTGGTCGTCCATTACTTAACACTGATGGAGCTCTTGCTGATATTCGCAAGTCTAAGCTCACCTTGAGGGTTGgtgatgaaaaagaaatttttgggataGAAGATGGCTTTCAAAGGAATCATgttcaagaagaggtgttcaccATTAATGAAGACAATGAACTTGAATAA